The proteins below are encoded in one region of Mycolicibacterium neworleansense:
- a CDS encoding ABC transporter permease, protein MTQTPDASATSARSGLHTEEFATRRTLVLRRFMRNKPAVVSLVLLVVLFVGCYALPPLLPYSYTDLDYYALQEPPSADHWFGTNALGQDIFAQTLRGMQKSMLIGVCVAFISTIIAATVGAVAGYFGGWRDTALMWIVDLLLVVPSFILIAIVTPRLGQSDRVFWLIVLFSVFGWMISSRIVRGMTMSLREREFVVAARYMGVSNWRIIARHILPNVASLLIIDTALNVGLAILGETGLSFLGFGIQAPDVSLGTLIADGTKSTTTFPWVFLFPAGVLVLIVLCANLTGDGLRDAFDPGSGQLRRRRSRK, encoded by the coding sequence ATGACACAAACCCCTGATGCTTCGGCCACGTCGGCACGTTCGGGTCTGCACACCGAGGAATTCGCCACCCGGCGCACCCTGGTGTTGCGGCGCTTTATGCGCAACAAACCCGCGGTGGTGTCGCTGGTGCTGCTCGTGGTGTTGTTCGTCGGCTGCTACGCCCTGCCGCCCCTGCTGCCGTACAGCTACACCGACCTTGATTACTACGCGCTGCAGGAGCCGCCGTCGGCCGACCACTGGTTCGGCACCAACGCACTCGGGCAGGACATCTTCGCCCAAACCCTGCGCGGCATGCAGAAGTCCATGCTGATCGGGGTCTGCGTGGCGTTCATCTCGACCATCATCGCCGCCACCGTCGGAGCGGTCGCCGGTTACTTCGGTGGCTGGCGGGACACCGCACTGATGTGGATCGTCGATCTGCTGCTGGTGGTGCCCAGCTTCATCCTGATCGCCATCGTGACCCCGCGCCTGGGCCAGTCCGATCGCGTGTTCTGGCTGATCGTGTTGTTCTCGGTGTTCGGCTGGATGATCAGCTCGCGAATCGTCCGCGGCATGACGATGAGCCTGCGCGAGCGTGAATTCGTCGTCGCCGCACGGTATATGGGCGTGAGCAACTGGCGGATCATCGCCCGCCACATCCTGCCCAACGTGGCCTCACTGCTGATCATCGACACCGCGCTCAACGTCGGCCTGGCGATTCTGGGCGAGACCGGCTTGAGTTTCCTGGGTTTCGGCATCCAGGCGCCCGACGTATCGCTGGGCACATTGATCGCCGACGGCACCAAATCCACCACGACGTTCCCGTGGGTGTTTCTGTTCCCGGCCGGGGTACTGGTGCTGATCGTGCTGTGCGCCAACCTGACCGGCGACGGCCTGCGCGACGCGTTCGATCCCGGTAGCGGCCAGTTACGTCGGCGGAGGTCGCGAAAGTGA
- a CDS encoding ABC transporter permease: MTRFLARRLLNYIVLLALASFLTFTLTSLTFEPLDSLLQRNPRPPQSAIDAKAAELGLDKPIPLRYVDWASSAVRGDFGTTVTGQPVSDELWRRIGVSLRLLIIGSVLGTVIGVVLGAWSAIRQYRLSDRFITVLSLLVLSAPTFVIANLLILAALNVNSVLGVQLFEYTGETSPDAIGGWWNQFVDRLQHLALPTFTLALGAIAGYSRYQRNAMLDVLGQDFIRTARAKGLTRGRALFKHGLRTALIPMATLFAYGVAGLVTGAVFVEKIFGWHGMGEWVVQGIATQDTNIIAAITVFTGSVGLLAGLLSDVIYAALDPRVRVT, from the coding sequence ATGACGCGCTTTCTGGCGCGCCGGCTGCTCAACTACATCGTGTTGCTGGCCCTGGCATCGTTCCTGACGTTCACGCTGACGTCGCTGACGTTCGAGCCGCTCGACAGCCTGCTGCAGCGCAATCCGCGGCCACCACAGTCCGCGATCGACGCCAAAGCCGCCGAACTCGGCCTCGACAAGCCCATTCCGCTTAGGTACGTCGACTGGGCATCCAGTGCCGTCCGCGGCGACTTCGGGACCACTGTCACCGGGCAACCGGTGTCCGATGAGCTGTGGCGGCGCATCGGGGTCAGCCTCCGGTTGCTGATCATCGGCTCGGTCCTGGGGACCGTGATCGGCGTGGTGCTGGGCGCGTGGAGCGCCATCCGGCAGTACCGGCTGTCCGACCGGTTCATCACCGTGCTGTCGCTGCTCGTCCTGAGCGCACCGACGTTCGTGATCGCCAACCTTCTCATCCTCGCTGCGCTGAACGTGAACTCGGTTCTCGGAGTGCAGTTGTTCGAATACACCGGGGAAACTTCGCCCGATGCCATCGGGGGATGGTGGAACCAGTTCGTGGACCGGCTACAGCACCTGGCGCTGCCCACCTTCACGCTCGCGCTGGGTGCCATCGCCGGCTACAGCCGTTACCAGCGCAACGCGATGCTCGACGTGCTCGGGCAGGACTTCATCCGGACCGCACGGGCCAAAGGGCTGACCCGGGGCCGGGCGCTGTTCAAACATGGCCTGCGTACCGCGCTCATCCCGATGGCCACACTCTTCGCCTATGGCGTGGCCGGCCTGGTGACCGGTGCGGTGTTCGTCGAGAAGATCTTCGGCTGGCACGGGATGGGCGAATGGGTGGTGCAGGGCATCGCCACCCAGGACACCAACATCATCGCTGCCATCACGGTGTTCACCGGCTCGGTGGGGCTCCTGGCCGGGTTGTTGTCGGACGTCATCTATGCGGCACTGGATCCGAGGGTGCGGGTGACATGA